TGAATTTctttgtctctgtctctcGCATTCCATTTGTCTCTGTCTGATTCGATACTCGACATGCCCCATCAGGGGGTCTCGCTTTATACACTTGTGCAGCCCACCTCCCCAGGCCTGCTCTTAACACACGGCGGTTTCCTTAAGTCTTTCATTGACACACACCCGATCAATCAGTCAATTTAGTTTCATTCCAAGAGAAATCTGATGGATCTGCTTTTTGTCCTGATAAAGTTTGCTGTGGCAAATCAGACAATTTGCTTCTGAccactgatttgtttttggttctttttttaattgcaccaCATATTTTGCACATAATGAAAATGATCTTGTGTCAAATATTTATCACAGCAAAGCttgaataaatcaaatgaaatgtctattttgacaaaatacaCTAAGTATAACAGGGTTAACGTTGTCTTTTGTCGTTCCCTCTGAAAGCAAATACAGTTGTGAAAACTAACATAGCTAGACAACATCACCCCCAAGTGAgtgttttaaaagaaattgtaaaaaaaaatctatcaatATGTCATAGTGCCATagcacattatttttattgtcaacaCTACTTCGGATTTCAAGCAAGCTTGGATCTGAGCCTAGCAGATAGAGCTGATGACTGATCGATAACAGCCAGACCAATCAGTCATTGCTCCCCCTACCTCCCCCCCACCTCCGCCACCCCGGCCCAACCCGACAACCTCTCTGATCACTCCCAACTGCCATAGCCGCAGGGCTCATTTGTCCTCCAGTGCAGGTGTCATTTGTCTTCACATTTGCTTTCCATCTGATAGTTCAAGTGCTTTCCAGATGCCCTTTGCGTGTGTCTTTACAATTGTCACTGATTTATGTGTCCTTGAAGACGCTTTCAATTCATGCTCATCTGGgctcagattaaaaaaaaaaaaaaaaatccatttaatTACTTTAGATGGTTTTTCAGTGCAGGTGAAAATATGTTTGTATGAATTCTTCATTTTGAATAAATGTAAAAGTGCGTGTTGACATATGACAAGGAATATTTTGGtgcaattcagattttttttatttattttttttataatggtTGTCATTGTCTAAGTGTGATTGTCCCTCCACTTTTAGAGCAGCAGCTTTGAATTATTATAACACCCCAGGTGTCTATCAGGGATGGCCAGTCGTTTTATGACCATCATTTCCTCCACTTACAATCCTTCACTATTTCATTCcacctcatttgcatttacattttggaaatttGGCAGCCACGAGTCTCTGGAGTGACTAGAAATGTTGCTTCTTATCACAATCTCATTGGTTGAAATGAACATACGCATTCAGTAAAGATCAAATCGTTTTAGAGGTGAGATAACCataagaaaatgaaatgttacagcCCAGAAAAATTAGTTCTTCAACCTCAGTTATGTCTGCAAATGCAATCAAGTGGCTTAATTAACTTAAAGGAATTaccagtttaaaaaatgtttaagcaTCAACATAGTAACGTTGTCATGACAATGTTTTGGGGGTCAAAGGAACTCTCAGAATAAAAGCAGGATGCATATCCCTATTTGTTCAGGCCAGTCTCGTGTTGATGAATCAGTATGTACGCCACCTGCTGACGAAACCCCCGAAATGCAACTGGACCGGCTGCACAGAGATGTTGTTTGGCATCTAAATgcattgttttccttttgtgtAATAGGCAATTTTTAGATATCTCACGGGgtttttttccaccaaaatACAGCATTATACTGTATTAttcatctattttattttttttatgagaaaaATATTGTATCAGTTAACCATTCTCTGCTTTATTATTGCAGCACAAGAGACAtattggggattttttttttttatctgtcaaGGGATTACAATATAACAGAATGGTCAGTATGTCTGACATACAGGATTACCACTAAATTATTAGATTAATAAGTGAGTTTTGTcttgcttttcaaaaacttCAAACtacaaagaaaatcaaatgaaaaaaagaaataacctAATTTGACGCACTGTATACTCCACGGCAATAGGTGGCGCCCGTTCATACGATGAGCGACAGGAAGTGCGTGGCTGTAACCGGAAGAGACGTGGCACATAAACAGAAGCAGGAAGAAACCAGCTACACTCAAGTCAACTCATGACAGCTTCCACCCGAATCATTAGTTCATCAAAATTCCCACATAGAACAAGTTTTATGTCATCCTTACAACATTCCCTAAAGCCACCGGGACTTGATTAAAGTCTATTACAGGTAAGGTTGGCGTTAGCGTGTCAACATTTGGATTGCTAGCATAATTAGCATGCTAACCATACTCTGATGAGCCACCCTAATGTCGCGTTCTGTCACGTTGGATACATGTAACTCTAAGATGAGTAAACGCTGGTAAAGATaaagtgattttttatttttttaaccacaggAGGCTATGGGTCTCTGCAAGTGTCCAAAGAGGAAGGTGACCAATTTATTCTGCTTTGAGCATCGTGTAAATGTGTGCGAACATTGCCTCGTCTCCAACCACAACAAGGTCAGTGGGAGAAACCCAAAAAGATGCATGAGCATTTATATGTTTAATCATAATGAAATCATTCACTTTCTCCTGCGCTCCCCTCAGTGTATTGTACAATCATATCTGCAATGGCTTCAGGACAGTGATTATAACCCAAACTGTACTTTGTGCAATAATCCGCTGATTGCTGAAGACACCATCAGACTTATCTGCTATGGTGAgatttttgtcttcttctaTACAGCTCTATTACGTTGTATTGCACTGACCAAAATCACAATTCATATTGGTATGTTCCACCAATATCAAGTATTTCAGTCAGCGATGCGTTGATTGTTTTTCAGATGTTTTTCACTGGACTTGTCTCAACAATTTGGCCTCCCGCCTGCCCCTCCATACGGCTCCAGCAGGATACCAGTGTCCCAGTTGTCAGGGTCCAGTGTTCCCCCCCTCCAACCTAGCCAGCCCGGTTGCCGATGTGCTTAAAGAGCAACTGTCATCTGTTAACTGGGCTAGAGCGGGTTTAGGGTTGCCACTGGTAAGGAGTAGTAACTccaatgatttttcttttcaaaatgtgcaTTCATGTGAAACTTCATTAGGAATACCTTGGAATAAAATCTTCAATGATAAAACTCTTAACGATGTGTACATACTGTCTGTACATGTTCAAATCCAGATTTACGACCCAGTCGATACCCTTCAGGAGGTCTCGGCTAATGATGTTACAGACTACACTGACTGGTCGTCATTTAATGGTGAGTGGAAATGTTTACACCTCTTTATATCTTTGtgtaattgtttttgaaaCAAAGCAGATCGATCGtttactttctttcttttggggTTACAGCACAAGAACAGAGTCACAGTTACCACAGCCGCTCCTACAATGCCAGCCCCAACCAAGCGCCAAATAATGCTTCATCCCCAGAAGAGGACAACTTGGGGAATGTGGATCCAAATAACAGAGATCACTCTATTGTCAACTTTCCAGATGAGAATACATGCGTTACAATTCATGCAGGTAAAGACTTTGGTGAGTGGCTGTAAccgttttattttgcaggGTGTAAAATTGGTTTAATCCTGCAAATCTGGGcaatgaatacaaaatattcAGGGTCATCGCCAAGAAAGATCTACGACACGAGGGACAACAGCTCTAGCAGACAGATGGATTTTGATGATGACAAGTACAGACGACGACCAACGTTGGGCTGGTTTGCACAAATTCTCAAGTAAGTCATATATTTCTAGAATTTTATAAATTATAATTGATGTGTAACAAACACTCAGTTGATTTTCTTTCAGGAATTGCACGGGCTCAAAGCGAACGGCTCTGTCTTGGAAACAGCGCGTCTTCATGTTCATTTTGGTTGGTGTAGTGGGATTCTTTACTTTGATTATCGTCATGGCGAAACTTGGACGTGCCTCAGCTGGTTTAGACCCAAATTTAGATCCTCTTTTAAATCCACACATCCGTGTGGGCAAAAACTGAAATCAGGCATTGATTACTTATTTTTACCCACCTCCGCACCGCATTTATACTGTCATGTgtaggaaaagaaaatattggcACGCTAGTACATGAATTGGCCGCTAGAGGGAGACATTTACCCACCAGGAACTGGGACCATCTCACAAAGCGTTCTTTCCATGAACGACCAACAAAGCTGTATTCTAATGAACAGGTCGAATGGGGAGAATATTTATATTAACCAGTTGACAAACGTTTAAAAACGAAATTGTTGAATCCTTCACTATGATGTTTATAGTTGTGAATGTAAAAATGGCTTCCACATTAATTGCGAAATGCAGTCATATACCTAATTATTAAcacgtgtttgttttcttttgaaattgaGTGCTTTTAgatatattatttatgttaATCTGTTGGTTTGGGGTCCTTTTTGATTATACATTAAATGGGAATACTACAGAATTTCATAATTGTGGTGCTTATTCATgaaataatccaaaattgaGGAAGAATTCAGTTCTCGACTCGCAAACCATTTACagtgcaagtttttttttttttttttttttttaagtcattaCAAAAATTATACAATTTTCTTAACCTAGATAAACTGATGTTTACATTGTTAGTTATTTTCTAAATAATGAAACTTTTGCAAGAAGGTAAAACCAAACCTACAAAgagaaatttaatgaattgacTTACTGGTGAGCAATACAGAGACACTCAAATAATTTCCACAGCTCTACTCTGTTGGATCCAGAGTTTAATTATGTCCTCTGGGGGAAGTCATTGAACTTAATAGAAGCGTCACTGATTATGCTGTGCTTGGTTGGGTTCGCAATAGTTACAGATGATATAAAAGCTCTTCACCTCAGTGTCTCGATAGTCGGAAGAGTTGAAAATATAGGTTGTGCCATGCATTTCATAACACCAAGCAGTGACTCATGTTGTTCTGCGGAATCACTGGAAGAACCTCCGGCAAGCCGAGTCTGGAATATTCACAAGTACATCCTGTTAGCTTTGCATGCGTTCTTCTACGTCTTCCGATTTTCCATTGCGTTAGCTTACTGGAGCTTTTCACATTGATATCTAGTCCGTCGACGCAGGGAAAGGTTATTAATATCTGCAGTTCCACAGAAGCCATATTCTGTTTTGTCCACTACAAAGCATTCAGTTGATTCCTCAACATTCCGGCATTAATTTATGTAACATTTTATGGTTGGATTGTCATGCTATTGGAATTCAATATAGTTCTCACTAACTTTGAGTGTTAGATTGCCCATTGCATTGACATAATAGGGTCAACGTGATCAATAGGCCACCACATGCATACAGTAAGTTTTGCTGTctgtaatatttatttcttctcccactgatgaaaaaaaaattgacatttaaacacaggatgcattctttatttatttttcttatccATCTCAGAGAACACATTTTCTCAAATGTGCTACGAAAGCACACCTCGAAACTCACAACTGACCCCTCTGTCATTGGGTGACACTGCAGTCTATTgaattgtgcgtgtgtgtgtgtgtcacacgCTTCACCGTTCAATTGGGAAGGGCATCACACAGAATGTCATTTAGCTTCTGGGACAAAGCATCAGTAAGCATCTCCACTTCATCCCGGTGGATACTTTGAGACGGTAAGTAAACATATCAGCTGTGTGATGCAATAGTTTTATGAATTAATTGGTTAACTGAGTCGAGTAATGAAAAGTAATTATCACCGCTTTGTCATATAATTGTCATTTAAATACAACTTCAATCAATGTACgttgtttatttaaatgtaagtTGATGACTGGACttaatgaaatatttcacCCCCAACAGAAGATTTGAAGGTTCCAAATATCTGAAATGTgtgaccaacaaaaaaaagtcaagaacaaaaaaacagaaggcAAAAGTCAAGAAATGAAACACCATCACTCCAAACAAACTCACGGTCACCTACATCATCGTCAAAAGAAGTTCCATCAGTCGGATGAGGACAACCAAGAGTGAGTTTTTAAATTCATATCAATGATTGACATTTCATCTTTTCAACGCCCATGTTCTGTTTTTGAAATAGCACCCATTCAACAGCGGAGGACAGCTTGCTAAGTGATCACGTCTCGCATCGTTACCATCGCAAGCAACATCGTGGCCAGCTTTCTCTATCTGAAACCTCTTTCACTTCATCATACGGTTCTTCTTCATCCACTTTCTCCTCTTCATCAACAACCgcctcttcatcttcttcatcATCCACGTCAGCATCTTCCTCGAGTCTGTCGTCGGAGAATAGCAGTGAAGGTTCCGAGGAATTTCTTCTTAGGAGGCCCCAGCATTCACAGTCTTGTAATAACATTTCTGAAAAGCACAAGTACatcgaagaagaagaagacaccGCACCTTTGATTGGAACCAGTGGTCACCCAGGCAAGCCGAAACAGGCAAAAGGCAAGTCTTCTCATAATGGCTCCAAGCAAGGCACCCGGAAGAAGACTCGTGACACAGCAAGTTTCCGCAAATCTAAATCTATGGAGGCCCTCACGTTCCCCTCCGAAAACGAGGGGAACGAAGAAGAAcaagaaaggagaaaaaatgaaatcagaaAGAATTTATTGAAGGAGAAAATGAAATTCTCTGCCTTTCTCAATGAGATCACTCGACAAGTTCTCAGCCCCATGAGACTCACTACTCTGGGCGTTACAGATGCTCAGAAACCGAGCATCACCGAGTCGGCTTCCAGCAAGTCCGAGGACAAGAGGCGACACCAGAGGAGTCGACCTGTCAGCGCCGACTCTGTTACCTCCAGCCAA
The sequence above is drawn from the Syngnathus acus chromosome 14, fSynAcu1.2, whole genome shotgun sequence genome and encodes:
- the zfpl1 gene encoding zinc finger protein-like 1 isoform X2, yielding MGLCKCPKRKVTNLFCFEHRVNVCEHCLVSNHNKCIVQSYLQWLQDSDYNPNCTLCNNPLIAEDTIRLICYDVFHWTCLNNLASRLPLHTAPAGYQCPSCQGPVFPPSNLASPVADVLKEQLSSVNWARAGLGLPLIYDPVDTLQEVSANDVTDYTDWSSFNAQEQSHSYHSRSYNASPNQAPNNASSPEEDNLGNVDPNNRDHSIVNFPDENTCVTIHAGSSPRKIYDTRDNSSSRQMDFDDDKYRRRPTLGWFAQILKNCTGSKRTALSWKQRVFMFILVGVVGFFTLIIVMAKLGRASAGLDPNLDPLLNPHIRVGKN
- the zfpl1 gene encoding zinc finger protein-like 1 isoform X1 gives rise to the protein MGLCKCPKRKVTNLFCFEHRVNVCEHCLVSNHNKCIVQSYLQWLQDSDYNPNCTLCNNPLIAEDTIRLICYDVFHWTCLNNLASRLPLHTAPAGYQCPSCQGPVFPPSNLASPVADVLKEQLSSVNWARAGLGLPLIYDPVDTLQEVSANDVTDYTDWSSFNVTAQEQSHSYHSRSYNASPNQAPNNASSPEEDNLGNVDPNNRDHSIVNFPDENTCVTIHAGSSPRKIYDTRDNSSSRQMDFDDDKYRRRPTLGWFAQILKNCTGSKRTALSWKQRVFMFILVGVVGFFTLIIVMAKLGRASAGLDPNLDPLLNPHIRVGKN